A single window of Actinoallomurus bryophytorum DNA harbors:
- a CDS encoding LppU/SCO3897 family protein, translating to MHEQPEGYGRESYPDQPQGQGSGGYPPQQPSQQPPYPGGPPGPQQPPYGQPAPYGQQPPYGGQQPPGGSPWDQQGGGAYGPQDPGAGGPSWSPQGPGGYGPQDPMGPGGWGPPTGPPGPPGKNNSGPVIAVAAVAALVLLGGGGAIVYALSSGDDPAPKPPVAVSTPPTTLPTVPPPTAFPTLPSFSPPTIPPLPTPSSSLDQSMLVQAGDCVRITGKSPHLKMLRASCGSAQYKVLKKFTGTADRTKCRSVSGYTTAFWAKSKKYSFLSYVLCLKHV from the coding sequence GTGCATGAGCAACCGGAGGGCTACGGCCGAGAGTCCTACCCTGACCAGCCACAGGGTCAGGGTTCCGGGGGCTATCCCCCACAGCAACCTTCTCAACAGCCGCCGTATCCGGGCGGGCCGCCCGGGCCACAGCAGCCCCCGTACGGCCAGCCGGCCCCGTACGGTCAGCAGCCTCCGTACGGCGGCCAGCAGCCGCCCGGCGGATCGCCTTGGGACCAGCAGGGCGGCGGCGCGTACGGACCGCAGGACCCGGGCGCCGGTGGACCTTCGTGGAGCCCGCAGGGCCCCGGAGGGTACGGCCCGCAGGACCCCATGGGTCCCGGCGGGTGGGGCCCGCCGACCGGTCCGCCGGGTCCGCCCGGCAAGAACAACTCCGGTCCGGTCATCGCGGTCGCGGCCGTCGCCGCGCTCGTGCTGCTCGGCGGGGGCGGCGCCATCGTCTACGCGCTGAGCAGCGGGGACGATCCCGCGCCGAAGCCTCCGGTCGCGGTGAGCACTCCGCCGACGACCCTGCCGACCGTCCCGCCGCCGACCGCGTTCCCGACCCTGCCGAGCTTCTCGCCACCGACCATCCCGCCGCTACCGACTCCGTCCTCCAGCCTGGACCAGTCGATGCTGGTGCAGGCCGGCGACTGCGTGCGGATCACCGGCAAGTCGCCGCACCTGAAGATGCTCCGTGCCAGCTGCGGCTCGGCGCAGTACAAGGTGCTCAAGAAGTTCACCGGCACCGCGGACCGGACCAAGTGCCGCAGTGTCTCGGGCTACACGACGGCGTTCTGGGCCAAGAGCAAGAAGTACAGCTTCCTCAGCTACGTGCTCTGCCTCAAGCACGTGTGA
- a CDS encoding peptide MFS transporter — protein sequence MATSATEERRERRFLGHPRGLATLFMTEMWERFSFYGMRSILVLFLAASAADGGLGLRGGTAKALVGVYSAMVYLVTLPGGWISDRVLGPRLAVLYGGLVIMLGHIAMAIPGGAAFVYLGLTLIIAGTGLLKPNIATLVGHLYRQDEDARRDAGFSIFYMGINLGAFLAPLVVGTLGQKVSWHLGFGMAAVGMALGLVQYVLGRGHLPDGRPPRRLTAEERRHLRTAVAAGCAAVVAVVLLGVATGTLTLDNVTWALAVIPLIVAVAYFAFMFFGSHEITPDERARLRAYVWLFVAASMFWMVYDQAATELSTFAQNKTDLSVGGWEMPSSWLQAINPIMVILLAPVFAALWVRTGTRLSTPLKFSVAMVLVGLSFVIMMFAAAEATRGAKVSVLWLVVTYLIQTTGELCLSPVGLSVTTKLAPKAFASQMIGLWYLAVAVGDAVGGQMTRLAGTVLSEPVYFLLLGLIAVATGAALAAGIRPLRVMMAEHAPPRA from the coding sequence ATGGCCACATCGGCGACCGAGGAGCGGCGCGAACGCCGCTTCCTCGGGCATCCACGTGGGCTCGCGACGCTGTTCATGACCGAGATGTGGGAGCGGTTCAGCTTCTACGGCATGCGCAGCATTCTCGTGCTGTTCCTCGCCGCCTCGGCCGCCGACGGCGGGCTCGGCCTGCGGGGCGGCACGGCGAAGGCGCTGGTCGGCGTCTACTCGGCCATGGTCTACCTGGTCACGCTGCCCGGCGGCTGGATCAGCGACCGGGTGCTCGGACCCCGCCTCGCGGTCCTGTACGGCGGCCTGGTCATCATGCTCGGGCACATCGCGATGGCCATTCCCGGCGGAGCCGCGTTCGTCTATCTCGGGCTCACGCTGATCATCGCGGGCACCGGCCTGCTCAAGCCGAACATCGCCACGCTGGTCGGCCACCTGTACCGGCAGGACGAGGACGCCCGCAGGGACGCCGGCTTCTCCATCTTCTACATGGGCATCAACCTCGGCGCGTTCCTCGCCCCTCTCGTCGTGGGCACGCTCGGGCAGAAGGTCTCCTGGCATCTCGGCTTCGGCATGGCCGCCGTCGGCATGGCGCTGGGGCTCGTCCAGTACGTCCTCGGCCGCGGCCATCTGCCGGACGGGCGGCCGCCGCGGCGGCTGACCGCGGAGGAACGCCGCCATCTCCGTACGGCCGTCGCCGCCGGCTGCGCCGCCGTGGTCGCCGTGGTCCTGCTCGGAGTGGCGACCGGCACCCTGACCCTGGACAACGTCACCTGGGCGCTCGCGGTCATCCCTCTGATCGTCGCGGTGGCCTACTTCGCGTTCATGTTCTTCGGCAGTCACGAGATCACCCCGGACGAGCGTGCGCGGCTCAGGGCCTATGTCTGGCTGTTCGTCGCGGCCTCGATGTTCTGGATGGTCTACGACCAGGCCGCGACCGAACTGTCGACCTTCGCGCAGAACAAGACGGACCTGTCGGTCGGCGGCTGGGAGATGCCCTCGAGCTGGCTGCAGGCGATCAACCCGATCATGGTCATCCTGCTCGCCCCGGTGTTCGCGGCCCTGTGGGTGCGAACGGGCACCCGGCTGAGCACGCCGCTCAAGTTCTCCGTCGCCATGGTGCTGGTCGGGCTGTCCTTTGTGATCATGATGTTCGCGGCGGCCGAGGCCACGCGGGGCGCCAAGGTCTCGGTGCTGTGGCTGGTGGTCACCTATCTCATCCAGACCACCGGTGAGCTGTGCCTCAGCCCGGTGGGGCTGTCGGTGACGACCAAGCTCGCCCCGAAGGCCTTCGCGAGCCAGATGATCGGCCTGTGGTACCTGGCCGTCGCGGTCGGCGACGCCGTCGGCGGGCAGATGACGCGACTCGCCGGGACGGTCCTGTCCGAGCCGGTCTACTTTCTGCTGCTGGGGCTCATCGCGGTCGCCACCGGCGCCGCGCTCGCGGCCGGGATCAGGCCGCTTCGCGTGATGATGGCCGAGCACGCGCCGCCGCGCGCCTGA
- the selD gene encoding selenide, water dikinase SelD, whose translation MKYRLTQYAHGGGCACKIPPGELEAVVAGLIDTTRPDDLVIGLDDGDDAAVVRIEGGQAVVATADFFTPVVDDPYDWGRIAAANALSDVYAVGGRPLVAVNLLGWPRDTLPMDLVREVLRGGLDVAREARCHVAGGHSVDDPEPKYGMAVTGLADPDRLLRLDAGRPGMPLCLTKPLGVGVLNTRHKATGEVFPQAVETMTTLNAAASRAALERGHGCATDVTGFGLLGHLYKMARASGVTAVVDASAVDYLDGARAAVRDGYVSGGTQRNLAWVTPHTEFGEVSEEDRLLLADAQTSGGLLVAGEVPGAPIVGELVGRETSTLIVRR comes from the coding sequence ATGAAGTATCGCCTCACGCAGTACGCCCACGGTGGTGGCTGCGCCTGCAAGATCCCCCCAGGAGAGCTCGAGGCGGTGGTGGCCGGCCTCATCGACACCACCCGCCCGGACGATCTTGTCATCGGCCTCGACGACGGTGACGACGCCGCGGTGGTGCGCATCGAGGGCGGGCAGGCCGTGGTCGCCACCGCCGACTTCTTCACCCCGGTCGTCGACGACCCGTACGACTGGGGCCGCATCGCCGCGGCCAACGCGCTGTCCGACGTGTACGCGGTCGGCGGCCGTCCCCTGGTCGCGGTGAACCTCCTCGGCTGGCCGCGGGACACCCTGCCGATGGACCTCGTACGCGAGGTGCTGCGCGGCGGGCTCGACGTGGCGCGGGAGGCGCGCTGTCATGTCGCGGGCGGTCACAGCGTGGACGACCCGGAGCCGAAGTACGGCATGGCCGTGACCGGGCTCGCCGACCCGGACCGCCTGCTGCGGCTCGACGCCGGGCGCCCCGGGATGCCGCTCTGCCTGACCAAGCCGCTGGGCGTCGGCGTGCTGAACACCCGTCACAAGGCGACCGGGGAGGTCTTCCCCCAGGCGGTCGAGACGATGACGACTCTCAACGCGGCGGCGTCACGCGCCGCACTCGAGCGTGGCCACGGCTGCGCCACCGACGTCACCGGCTTCGGCCTGCTCGGTCACCTGTACAAGATGGCCCGCGCCAGCGGGGTCACGGCCGTCGTCGACGCGTCGGCGGTCGACTACCTGGACGGCGCGCGGGCGGCCGTACGCGACGGCTACGTCTCCGGCGGCACCCAGCGGAACCTCGCGTGGGTGACACCGCACACCGAGTTCGGCGAGGTCTCCGAAGAGGACCGCCTGCTCCTGGCCGACGCCCAGACCTCCGGCGGGCTTCTCGTCGCCGGCGAGGTCCCCGGCGCGCCGATCGTCGGTGAGCTCGTCGGCCGGGAAACGTCCACGTTGATCGTTCGCCGATAG
- a CDS encoding AMP-dependent synthetase/ligase, with amino-acid sequence MGVLEERAEVEKEIEGETIADVLQSTASQYPDAPAFTQGEETLTWSDVRQRVLRIAAAFTALGLEPGETVALMMPNRTEHVLADLGVVHAGGIPTTFYATLAPEQVAYVAADCTARYAVLDGPDQLERWRPILSQLPDLRAVIVLNDCPSGSPYLSWESFLDLGEGTCDRWRDLTPDSTLTILYTSGTTGRPKGVVISHSMALYECRVSERTASLPSQSVGVSYLPFAHIADRVVSIYVPLVRASHVYFCPDPAQLAAVLAKARPHGFFGVPRVWEKMMAAIQAALGAEQDESRRDAVAAAMEAGRAYVESCEYGRSTTPEVLEAFLRAEEAVLSPIRSLIGLDRAQHTLSAAAPLPIEVARFFAGLGLRILDVYGMTETTGAVTANTPDAFKLGTVGRAMPGIEIRLAEDGEILVRGGTCTHGYLNLPSATADLLDADGWVHTGDLGAIDADGFLSVVDRKKEIMITAGGENIAPSLIENLLKEHPLVGQALAYGDGRRYVVAVLTLDPEVAPVWAAAHGVPADLAAMATDPAVLEEISSAVDAANARLARVQQVKRWRLLPDQWTAESEELTPTLKLKRRVIHAKYAGTFDTLYP; translated from the coding sequence ATGGGTGTGCTGGAGGAACGGGCCGAGGTCGAAAAGGAGATCGAGGGCGAGACGATCGCCGATGTCCTTCAATCGACGGCGTCGCAGTACCCGGACGCTCCCGCCTTCACCCAGGGTGAGGAGACCCTGACCTGGTCCGACGTCCGGCAGCGGGTGCTGCGGATCGCCGCCGCGTTCACGGCGCTCGGGCTGGAGCCCGGCGAGACCGTCGCGCTCATGATGCCCAACCGCACCGAGCACGTGCTGGCCGACCTCGGAGTGGTCCACGCCGGGGGGATCCCGACGACCTTCTATGCCACCCTCGCGCCGGAGCAGGTGGCCTACGTCGCCGCCGACTGCACCGCGCGTTACGCGGTGCTGGACGGCCCGGACCAGCTCGAACGCTGGCGGCCGATCCTGTCGCAGCTGCCCGACCTGCGGGCGGTCATCGTGCTGAACGACTGCCCCTCGGGCTCGCCGTACCTGTCATGGGAGTCGTTCCTCGACCTCGGCGAGGGGACCTGCGACCGCTGGCGCGACCTCACCCCCGACTCCACGCTGACCATCCTCTACACCTCCGGCACGACCGGACGGCCGAAGGGCGTGGTGATCAGCCACAGCATGGCGCTGTACGAGTGCCGCGTGTCGGAGCGCACCGCGAGCCTGCCGTCCCAGAGCGTCGGTGTCTCCTACCTGCCGTTCGCGCACATCGCCGACCGGGTCGTCAGCATCTACGTGCCGCTCGTACGCGCCTCGCACGTGTATTTCTGCCCGGACCCGGCCCAGCTGGCGGCCGTACTCGCCAAGGCACGCCCGCACGGCTTCTTCGGCGTGCCACGTGTGTGGGAGAAGATGATGGCCGCCATCCAGGCGGCGCTCGGCGCGGAGCAGGACGAGTCACGGCGCGATGCCGTCGCCGCCGCGATGGAGGCCGGGCGTGCCTATGTCGAGTCGTGCGAGTACGGCCGGTCGACCACGCCGGAGGTGCTGGAGGCGTTCTTGCGCGCCGAGGAGGCCGTGCTGTCGCCGATCCGCTCCCTCATCGGCCTCGACCGCGCCCAGCACACGCTGAGCGCCGCCGCGCCCCTGCCCATCGAGGTCGCGCGCTTCTTCGCCGGCCTGGGCCTGCGCATCCTGGACGTGTACGGGATGACGGAGACGACCGGCGCGGTCACCGCGAACACGCCGGACGCCTTCAAGCTCGGCACCGTCGGCCGTGCCATGCCGGGCATCGAGATCCGGCTGGCCGAGGACGGCGAGATCCTGGTGCGGGGCGGCACGTGCACGCACGGGTACCTGAACCTCCCCTCGGCCACCGCCGACTTGCTCGACGCGGACGGCTGGGTGCACACGGGTGACCTGGGCGCGATCGACGCGGACGGGTTCCTGAGCGTCGTCGACCGCAAGAAGGAGATCATGATCACGGCGGGCGGGGAGAACATCGCGCCGTCGCTGATCGAGAACCTGCTCAAGGAGCACCCCCTGGTGGGCCAGGCGCTGGCGTACGGTGACGGCCGGCGCTACGTCGTCGCCGTGCTGACGCTGGACCCGGAGGTCGCCCCCGTATGGGCGGCGGCGCACGGCGTTCCGGCGGACCTGGCGGCGATGGCCACCGACCCCGCCGTGCTCGAGGAGATCTCTTCGGCCGTCGACGCCGCCAACGCCCGGCTGGCGCGGGTGCAACAGGTCAAACGCTGGCGCCTGCTGCCGGACCAGTGGACCGCGGAGAGCGAGGAGCTGACGCCGACGCTGAAGCTCAAGCGCCGCGTCATCCACGCCAAGTACGCCGGCACCTTCGACACCTTGTACCCGTGA
- the fdh gene encoding formate dehydrogenase, with protein MGHVGIEYWPILRQLTGSDRLGRGQAARSKGTDALQARTGRADRVVDSICPYCAVGCGQKVYVKDEKVIQIEGDPNSPISRGRLCPKGSASKQLVTSPGRQTQVLYRRPHGTEWEALDLDDAMDMIADRVLDARRSGWEDTHDGKRVRRTMGIASLGGATLDNEENYLIKKLWSALGAIQIENQARIUHSATVPGLGTSFGRGGATGFQQDLMNADCIIIQGSNMAECHPVGFQWVMEAKARGARIFHVDPRFTRTSAVAHRHVPIRAGSDIVLLGALVNHVLSGGHDFREYVLNYTNAAAIVSDDYRDTEDLDGLFSGFDAEKREYDPTSWAYKEADAQAAAGEGGEEGRSHEHGPGATFEATPSETGHAPQGDDTLQDPRCVYQVLKRHFARYTPELVEEMCGIGPAAFAEIADAVVVNSGRERTTAFVYSVGWTQHTVGAQYIRTAAILQLLLGNMGRPGGGILALRGHASIQGSTDIPTLFNLLPGYLPMPYAHEHEDLDGYLERAAGDTGFWGNKRAYMVSLLKAWWGDAATADNDFCFDYLPRLTGDHGTYHTVMDQIAGKVKGYFLMGENPAVGSAGGRLQRQGLAATEWLVVRDLNMIESAEFWKNSPEISAGETTPEQIATEVFFLPAASHVEKDGTFTNTQRLLQWHHKALDPPGDARSDLWFMYHLGLRVRERLAGSTDPNDRPVLDLTWDYPVEGPHDDPSADAVLREINGYDADGKALPGFTALKDDGSTTSGCWIYSGCYADEVNQTARRRPGQDQSWVAPEWGWAWPANRRILYNRASADPEGRPWSERKAYVWWDGEQWTGHDVPDFEKGKPPSYVAPEGAKAQDAIGGADPFIMQTDGKAWLFVPKGLVDGPLPAHYEPQESPVGNPLYSQQASPTRQLYPRRGNRYHPGGGTVYPYAFTTYRLTEHHTAGGMSRFLPYLSELQPEMFCEVSPALAAERGLVNGGWATIITARTAIEARVLVTDRVRPLRIQGRTVHQIGLPYHWGSSGVVTGDSANDLLPIVLDANTHIQESKAATCDIQPGRRPQGAALGALVRRYRRRAGIPED; from the coding sequence ATGGGGCACGTGGGCATCGAGTATTGGCCGATACTCCGCCAGCTCACCGGTTCCGACCGGCTGGGACGTGGCCAGGCCGCGCGGTCGAAGGGCACGGACGCGCTTCAGGCGCGTACCGGCCGGGCCGACCGCGTCGTGGACTCGATCTGCCCCTACTGCGCGGTGGGCTGCGGGCAGAAGGTCTACGTCAAGGACGAGAAGGTCATCCAGATCGAGGGCGACCCGAACTCCCCGATCTCGCGCGGGCGGCTCTGCCCCAAGGGCTCGGCCAGCAAGCAGCTCGTCACCTCGCCCGGACGCCAGACCCAGGTCCTCTACCGGCGGCCCCACGGCACCGAGTGGGAGGCGCTGGACCTCGACGACGCGATGGACATGATCGCGGACCGGGTCCTCGACGCGCGGCGGAGCGGCTGGGAGGACACCCACGACGGCAAGCGGGTCCGCCGCACCATGGGCATCGCCAGCCTCGGCGGGGCGACGCTCGACAACGAGGAGAACTACCTCATCAAGAAGCTCTGGAGCGCGCTCGGCGCGATCCAGATCGAGAACCAGGCCCGTATTTGACACTCCGCCACCGTCCCCGGTCTGGGGACCAGCTTCGGGCGCGGCGGCGCCACCGGGTTCCAGCAGGACCTGATGAACGCCGACTGCATCATCATCCAGGGCTCGAACATGGCCGAGTGCCACCCGGTCGGGTTCCAGTGGGTCATGGAGGCCAAGGCGCGCGGCGCCAGGATCTTCCACGTCGACCCGAGGTTCACGCGGACCAGCGCGGTCGCCCACCGGCATGTGCCCATCCGGGCCGGCAGTGACATCGTGCTGCTCGGCGCGCTGGTCAACCATGTGCTGAGCGGCGGCCACGACTTCCGGGAGTACGTCCTCAACTACACCAACGCCGCGGCCATCGTGAGCGACGACTACCGCGACACCGAGGACCTCGACGGGCTCTTCTCCGGCTTCGACGCCGAAAAGCGGGAGTACGACCCGACGAGCTGGGCGTACAAGGAGGCGGACGCGCAGGCGGCGGCAGGTGAGGGCGGCGAGGAGGGCCGCTCCCACGAGCACGGGCCGGGCGCGACCTTCGAGGCGACCCCGTCGGAGACCGGTCACGCGCCACAGGGCGACGACACCCTCCAGGATCCGCGCTGCGTCTACCAGGTGCTGAAACGCCACTTCGCGCGGTACACCCCGGAGCTGGTCGAGGAGATGTGCGGCATCGGCCCGGCGGCGTTCGCCGAGATCGCCGACGCGGTCGTCGTCAACTCCGGCCGTGAGCGTACGACGGCGTTCGTCTACAGCGTCGGCTGGACCCAGCACACCGTCGGCGCCCAGTACATCCGCACCGCCGCCATCCTGCAGCTCCTGCTGGGCAACATGGGACGGCCGGGCGGCGGCATCCTGGCGCTGCGCGGGCACGCGAGCATCCAGGGCTCGACCGACATCCCGACCCTGTTCAACCTGCTGCCGGGCTACCTGCCGATGCCGTACGCGCACGAGCACGAGGACCTCGACGGCTATCTCGAGCGTGCGGCCGGCGACACCGGATTCTGGGGCAACAAGCGCGCCTACATGGTCAGCCTGCTCAAGGCGTGGTGGGGCGACGCCGCGACCGCCGACAACGACTTCTGCTTCGACTACCTGCCGCGGCTGACCGGTGACCACGGCACGTACCACACCGTGATGGACCAGATCGCCGGCAAGGTCAAGGGCTACTTCCTCATGGGGGAGAACCCCGCCGTCGGCTCGGCCGGCGGGCGGCTGCAGCGTCAGGGACTCGCCGCGACCGAATGGCTGGTCGTCCGCGACCTCAACATGATCGAGAGCGCGGAGTTCTGGAAGAACTCCCCGGAGATCTCCGCCGGTGAGACCACTCCGGAGCAGATCGCCACCGAGGTCTTCTTCCTGCCCGCGGCCTCGCACGTCGAGAAGGACGGCACCTTCACCAACACCCAGCGGCTCCTCCAGTGGCACCACAAGGCGCTGGACCCGCCGGGCGACGCGCGCAGCGACCTGTGGTTCATGTACCACCTCGGGCTGCGCGTCCGTGAGCGGCTGGCCGGTTCCACGGACCCCAACGACCGGCCCGTTCTCGACCTCACCTGGGACTACCCCGTCGAGGGACCGCACGACGACCCGTCCGCCGACGCCGTGCTCCGGGAGATCAACGGGTACGACGCGGACGGGAAGGCCCTGCCGGGGTTCACCGCCCTCAAGGACGACGGCTCGACCACCAGCGGCTGCTGGATCTACTCCGGCTGCTACGCCGACGAGGTCAACCAGACCGCGCGCCGCAGGCCGGGCCAGGACCAGTCCTGGGTCGCGCCCGAGTGGGGCTGGGCCTGGCCGGCGAACCGCCGCATCCTCTACAACCGGGCCTCGGCCGACCCCGAGGGCCGGCCCTGGAGCGAGCGCAAGGCCTACGTCTGGTGGGACGGCGAGCAGTGGACCGGCCACGACGTTCCCGACTTCGAGAAGGGCAAGCCGCCCTCCTACGTCGCACCCGAGGGCGCCAAGGCGCAGGACGCCATCGGCGGCGCGGACCCGTTCATCATGCAGACCGACGGCAAGGCCTGGCTGTTCGTGCCGAAGGGACTCGTCGACGGCCCGCTGCCGGCGCACTACGAGCCGCAGGAGTCGCCGGTCGGCAACCCGCTCTACTCCCAGCAGGCCAGCCCCACCCGCCAGCTCTATCCGCGCCGGGGCAACCGCTACCACCCCGGGGGCGGCACCGTCTATCCGTACGCCTTCACGACGTACCGGCTCACCGAGCACCACACGGCGGGCGGGATGAGCCGGTTCCTGCCCTACCTGTCGGAGCTGCAACCGGAGATGTTCTGCGAGGTCTCCCCGGCCCTGGCGGCCGAGCGCGGGCTCGTCAACGGCGGCTGGGCCACGATCATCACCGCCCGTACCGCGATCGAGGCCCGCGTACTCGTCACCGACCGCGTCCGGCCGCTGCGCATCCAGGGCCGCACCGTCCACCAGATCGGGCTGCCCTACCACTGGGGTTCCTCGGGCGTCGTGACCGGCGACTCGGCCAACGACCTGCTGCCCATCGTGCTGGACGCGAACACCCACATTCAGGAGAGCAAGGCCGCGACCTGCGACATCCAGCCCGGGCGGCGACCCCAGGGCGCCGCGCTGGGCGCGCTCGTACGCCGCTATCGCCGCCGTGCGGGAATCCCGGAGGACTAG
- the nrfD gene encoding NrfD/PsrC family molybdoenzyme membrane anchor subunit has protein sequence MVPRAEFGSYYGRPILKRPRWKAPHMPGYLYFGGLSGAAATMAAMADATGRRRLSLTGRLTALTAAAAGSALLIDELGRPERFLHMLRVFKPTSPMSVGSWVLAAHGGLTGAAAASAVTGIAPRLGRAAGAGAALTGPVLATYTGVLIADTAVPAWHEGYRHLPLLFAGSALASAGAVGMAAVPGREGAPARRMVVLGAGLELAAAGMLERGKGMREEPELVSEPYRIGRAGALLRYGRALTAAGAAGTLVAGRSRTAAVMSALAVTGGALCTRFAVLYAGHASAEDPKYTVVPQRARVTRA, from the coding sequence ATGGTCCCGCGTGCCGAGTTCGGTTCCTACTACGGACGTCCCATCCTGAAGCGGCCGCGCTGGAAGGCGCCGCACATGCCGGGCTACCTCTACTTCGGTGGGCTGTCCGGCGCGGCGGCGACCATGGCGGCGATGGCGGACGCGACCGGGCGCCGGCGGCTCTCGCTCACCGGGAGACTCACCGCGCTGACTGCCGCCGCGGCCGGCTCCGCGCTGCTCATCGACGAGCTCGGCCGGCCCGAACGCTTCCTCCACATGCTGCGCGTCTTCAAGCCCACGTCGCCGATGAGCGTCGGCTCATGGGTGCTGGCCGCGCACGGCGGCCTGACCGGCGCGGCGGCCGCCTCCGCGGTCACCGGCATCGCGCCCCGGCTCGGCCGGGCCGCGGGAGCCGGGGCCGCCCTGACCGGCCCGGTGCTCGCCACCTACACGGGCGTGCTGATCGCCGACACGGCGGTGCCCGCCTGGCACGAGGGCTACCGGCATCTTCCGCTGCTGTTCGCCGGGAGCGCGCTGGCCAGCGCGGGCGCCGTGGGGATGGCGGCCGTGCCCGGCCGTGAGGGCGCCCCGGCGCGGCGGATGGTCGTGCTCGGCGCCGGACTGGAGCTCGCCGCCGCCGGCATGCTCGAACGCGGCAAGGGCATGCGCGAGGAGCCCGAGCTCGTGTCCGAGCCGTACCGCATCGGACGCGCGGGCGCGCTGCTGCGGTACGGGCGCGCCCTCACGGCGGCGGGAGCGGCCGGCACCCTGGTCGCCGGCCGCAGCCGCACCGCCGCCGTCATGTCCGCGCTGGCGGTCACCGGCGGCGCGCTGTGCACGCGCTTCGCGGTCCTCTACGCGGGGCACGCCTCGGCAGAGGACCCGAAGTACACCGTCGTGCCCCAGCGCGCTCGTGTCACACGTGCTTGA
- a CDS encoding DUF6412 domain-containing protein, with the protein MTRILAVTVTALIASWNAADALTPSTVLLAAAALAVAGLVILAARRPAASVAPGVPAGHASLRERAGRTVFIRLRDPDAAGRPRPRAPSALARAAHA; encoded by the coding sequence ATGACCCGGATCCTGGCCGTCACCGTGACGGCACTGATCGCGAGCTGGAACGCCGCCGACGCGCTGACGCCGTCGACCGTCCTGCTCGCCGCGGCGGCCCTCGCCGTCGCCGGGTTGGTCATCCTGGCCGCCCGTCGCCCCGCGGCGAGCGTCGCTCCCGGCGTCCCGGCCGGTCACGCGTCACTGCGTGAGCGCGCCGGCCGTACGGTCTTCATCCGGCTGCGCGACCCCGACGCCGCCGGCCGGCCACGCCCCCGAGCACCGTCGGCCCTGGCCAGGGCCGCACACGCGTAG
- a CDS encoding 4Fe-4S dicluster domain-containing protein has translation MTNSLFGPLHDVAEEAGYADPPERAGFFTDTSVCIGCKACEVACKEWNAIPEDGYALTGMSYDNTGALGASTWRHVAFIEQSAPREVDQGDGASRWLMASDVCKHCTHAACLDVCPTGALFRTEFATVVVQQDICNGCAYCVSACPYGVIDRREDDGRAWKCTMCYDRLGDGMEPACAKACPTDSIQYGPLDELRERARERLGDLHDQGVTEARLYGEDENDGVGGDGAFFLLLDEPETYGLPPDPVVTTRDLPAMWKWAGGAAAALAGCVAVSFLGRR, from the coding sequence ATGACCAACAGTCTGTTCGGACCGCTGCACGACGTCGCCGAGGAGGCGGGCTATGCCGATCCGCCGGAACGTGCGGGGTTCTTCACCGACACGTCGGTCTGCATCGGCTGCAAGGCCTGCGAGGTGGCGTGCAAGGAGTGGAACGCCATCCCCGAGGACGGCTACGCGCTCACCGGGATGTCCTATGACAACACCGGCGCCCTCGGGGCGAGCACCTGGCGGCACGTCGCGTTCATCGAGCAGTCCGCGCCGCGCGAGGTCGACCAGGGGGACGGCGCCAGCCGGTGGCTGATGGCCTCGGACGTGTGCAAGCACTGCACGCACGCGGCCTGCCTCGACGTCTGCCCGACCGGCGCGCTGTTCCGCACCGAGTTCGCCACCGTGGTCGTGCAGCAGGACATCTGCAACGGCTGCGCCTACTGCGTCTCGGCCTGCCCGTACGGCGTGATCGACCGGCGCGAGGACGACGGACGGGCGTGGAAGTGCACGATGTGCTACGACCGGCTGGGCGACGGCATGGAGCCCGCGTGCGCCAAGGCCTGCCCGACCGACTCCATCCAGTACGGCCCGCTGGACGAGCTGCGCGAGCGTGCGCGCGAACGCCTCGGCGACCTGCACGACCAGGGCGTCACGGAGGCGCGCCTCTACGGCGAGGACGAGAACGACGGCGTCGGCGGCGACGGCGCGTTCTTCCTGCTGCTGGACGAGCCGGAGACGTACGGCCTGCCGCCGGACCCGGTGGTCACCACGCGCGACCTGCCCGCGATGTGGAAGTGGGCGGGTGGCGCCGCGGCGGCCCTGGCCGGATGCGTCGCCGTTTCGTTCCTGGGCAGGCGCTGA